One segment of Opisthocomus hoazin isolate bOpiHoa1 chromosome 22, bOpiHoa1.hap1, whole genome shotgun sequence DNA contains the following:
- the LOC104326876 gene encoding neuropeptide Y receptor type 6, protein MDKDIEHPSEILSNHTITNISYLQFLNFDTCQPSFLAEFLLITAYTLVTIVGLFGNLCLIIIIKRQKEAQNVTNILIANLSLSDVLICIMCIPVTVVYTLMDYWIFGEAMCKISSFIQSLSVTVSVFSLVLIAIERYQLIVNPRGWKPNSSHAYWGILFIWGFSLIISIPFLIFHQLTDEPFKHLSFHSDFYKNKVACIEAWPSVTERLIFTTSLLVFQYCFPLGFIFICYLRIFVRLRSRGKIDRMRENESRLSENKRINMMLVSIVMTFAACWLPLNIFNVVFDWNYEALMSCNHNLAFTICHLVAMISTCINPIFYGFLNKNFQKDLIVLVHRCRCSASQEEYENMALSNLQTDASKGSLKLNSPPVDI, encoded by the coding sequence ATGGATAAAGACATTGAGCACCCTAGTGAGATTCTGTCTAATCACACTATCACTAACATCAGCTATTTGCAGTTTTTGAACTTTGATACATGCCAACCTTCCTTCCTTGCAGAATTCTTGCTTATTACAGCCTACACTTTAGTTACAATAGTGGGGCTTTTTGGAAATCTTTGCCTGATTATTATAataaagagacagaaagaagctCAAAATGTTACCAATATTTTGATTGCCAACCTCTCTTTGTCAGATGTCTTGATCTGTATCATGTGTATTCCCGTCACAGTGGTGTACACCTTAATGGACTACTGGATATTTGGGGAAGCTATGTGTAAAATAAGTTCTTTCATACAAAGTCTGTCTGTCACAGTCTCCGTTTTCTCACTCGTACTGATTGCTATTGAGAGATATCAGTTAATTGTGAACCCACGTGGCTGGAAGCCTAATAGTTCACATGCTTACTGGGGAATTCTTTTCATCTGGGGGTTTTCCCTCATAATATCcattccttttttaatatttcaccAATTAACAGATGAACCCTTCAAGCATCTATCTTTCCATAGTGATTTCTACAAGAACAAGGTTGCTTGCATCGAAGCATGGCCGTCTGTTACAGAACGACTGATTTTTACCACCAGTCTGCTGGTTTTCCAGTACTGCTTCCCACTGGGGTTTATTTTTATCTGCTATCTCAGGATATTTGTACGTCTTCGAAGCAGAGGTAAAATAGACAGGATGAGAGAGAATGAGAGCAGACTGAGCGAAAACAAAAGGATTAATATGATGTTGGTATCAATTGTTATGACTTTTGCAGCTTGCTGGTTGCCTCTCAATATATTCAATGTTGTTTTTGACTGGAACTATGAAGCACTAATGAGCTGTAATCATAATCTAGCATTTACAATATGCCACCTTGTGGCCATGATCTCAACATGTATCAACCCCATCTTCTACGGCTTTCTCAACAAGaattttcagaaggatttgattGTATTAGTTCACCGCTGCAGATGCTCAGCATCGCAAGAGGAATATGAAAATATGGCCCTTTCAAATCTGCAAACTGATGCATCTAAGGGATCTCTGAAATTAAATAGTCCCCCTGTGGATATCTAA